The following are encoded in a window of Prevotella melaninogenica genomic DNA:
- a CDS encoding zinc ribbon domain-containing protein: protein MAKKDPKELPVEEKLKALFLLQTTLSGIDEKRALRGELPLEVRDLEDELEGLHTRIEKIEQDIKDYQNAITQKKGNIVDAQASLERYNKQLDSVANNREYDTLTKEIEFQTLEIELCNKKIKEAQIKVEEKRKDLEANRALLEDRQHALEEKRNELDEIMQETREEEGLLKEKAAELETKIEPGLLRSFKRIRRGARNGLGIVYVQRDACGGCFNKIPPQRQLDVKIHKKIIVCEYCGRILIDPELAGVKVDKTEEKPKKRRATRKKKEEEGE from the coding sequence ATGGCAAAGAAAGATCCAAAAGAGTTACCAGTAGAGGAGAAATTGAAGGCCCTTTTCCTGTTACAGACAACCCTGTCAGGAATCGACGAGAAACGTGCATTGCGTGGTGAGTTACCACTTGAGGTACGCGACTTGGAAGACGAGTTGGAAGGTCTGCACACTCGTATTGAGAAGATAGAGCAGGACATTAAGGATTATCAGAATGCTATTACCCAGAAGAAGGGTAACATCGTTGATGCTCAGGCAAGTTTGGAGCGTTACAACAAGCAGTTGGACTCTGTTGCAAACAACCGTGAGTACGACACATTGACAAAGGAAATCGAGTTCCAGACACTTGAGATTGAGCTTTGCAACAAGAAGATTAAAGAGGCTCAGATTAAGGTTGAAGAGAAGCGTAAGGACTTGGAAGCCAACCGTGCATTGCTCGAGGATCGTCAGCACGCCTTAGAAGAGAAGCGTAACGAGCTCGACGAGATTATGCAGGAGACACGTGAGGAGGAAGGTTTGCTCAAAGAGAAGGCTGCAGAGCTTGAGACTAAGATTGAGCCAGGATTGCTCCGTAGCTTCAAGCGTATTCGTCGTGGTGCTCGCAATGGTTTGGGTATTGTTTACGTACAGCGTGATGCTTGTGGTGGTTGCTTCAACAAGATTCCACCTCAGCGCCAGTTGGATGTGAAGATTCACAAGAAGATTATCGTTTGTGAGTACTGTGGTCGTATTCTTATCGACCCAGAGTTGGCTGGTGTAAAGGTTGACAAGACAGAGGAGAAGCCTAAGAAGCGTAGAGCAACTCGTAAGAAGAAGGAAGAGGAGGGAGAATAA